In Chromobacterium rhizoryzae, one genomic interval encodes:
- a CDS encoding phage tail protein: MATSTEQIANTYPIPTYRYRVTVGNEEMAFTAASGMEISHETITYKDGLGGLFYMPGQIAPVNISLRRGVIKGKSQLYDWIHSISLNQVEKKDILISLTNEAGNELLITWNVANAFPTRLTAPSLDASSNEVAIEELALMADAVTIQFH, translated from the coding sequence ATGGCAACCAGCACCGAGCAAATCGCAAATACCTACCCCATTCCCACATACCGTTACCGGGTCACTGTGGGCAACGAAGAAATGGCATTCACCGCCGCATCCGGCATGGAAATCTCCCACGAAACCATCACCTACAAGGATGGCCTGGGTGGCTTATTCTACATGCCAGGCCAGATCGCACCCGTCAACATCTCCCTCCGACGCGGCGTGATCAAGGGGAAAAGTCAACTTTACGACTGGATTCACTCCATCTCTCTCAACCAAGTGGAGAAAAAAGATATCCTCATCAGCCTCACCAACGAAGCTGGCAACGAACTGTTGATTACCTGGAACGTCGCCAATGCCTTTCCCACCAGGCTGACCGCCCCCAGCCTAGACGCCAGCAGCAACGAAGTAGCCATTGAAGAGCTGGCACTCATGGCCGACGCCGTCACCATTCAGTTCCACTAA
- a CDS encoding phage tail sheath family protein — MTTVTSYPGVYIEELPSQSLSIANSSTAVPVFPVARAHDKDNHNAEENPNAAANIANGVPRLLFPKTTRINSWLDFTKALAYQPKVAASLQKTKQNKAVKTIDKPTEATLYDPSNPLHQSVKSYFLNGGGYCYLVPIRSTLSDSVEGAVMVELEDGDFTSRVQRLEDVTLLVEAGVGMPWPAANANSPIGPGGNYLAQDKTIFETAVNLLCIPGNSLFAILDGPQKELTPNTTLDSRTAFTACYYPYLRADWATFQTTLCDIPPSGAVAGAYCRNDRERGVWKAPANVALNGGLVPLFKTSDDLNGQFNPEGLNFIREFTGRGTLIWGARTLTNNTDTEWRYIPVRRLFNSAEKDIKTTMRSMVFEPNNHATWERVRCAIDNYLRSLWRQGALPGKSEKEAYFVLVGKDITMTDDDIAQGKLIVKIGMAAVRPAEFIILQFTQDVNQG, encoded by the coding sequence ATGACCACTGTCACCAGCTATCCCGGTGTATATATCGAAGAGCTGCCCAGCCAATCCCTGTCCATCGCCAACAGCTCCACCGCCGTGCCGGTTTTTCCCGTGGCACGTGCGCATGACAAAGATAACCATAATGCGGAAGAAAACCCCAACGCCGCGGCCAATATCGCGAATGGGGTACCTCGCCTGCTCTTCCCCAAGACCACCCGTATCAACTCCTGGTTGGACTTTACCAAAGCGTTAGCTTATCAGCCCAAGGTGGCGGCCTCCCTCCAAAAGACAAAACAAAATAAGGCGGTTAAAACCATCGACAAGCCGACAGAGGCTACCCTGTACGACCCCAGTAATCCACTTCACCAATCTGTGAAAAGCTATTTTCTCAATGGGGGTGGTTATTGTTATCTGGTTCCAATAAGGAGCACACTCAGCGATAGCGTGGAAGGGGCCGTTATGGTTGAGTTGGAAGACGGGGACTTTACCTCGCGTGTTCAAAGACTGGAAGACGTGACCTTACTGGTAGAAGCTGGCGTGGGGATGCCATGGCCAGCAGCAAATGCCAATTCCCCTATCGGTCCTGGCGGGAACTACCTGGCTCAAGACAAAACCATTTTTGAAACGGCTGTAAATTTGCTGTGCATCCCCGGCAACAGCCTGTTCGCCATTTTGGACGGTCCACAAAAAGAACTGACGCCTAATACCACCCTGGATAGCAGGACTGCCTTTACCGCATGCTACTACCCCTATCTGCGGGCCGATTGGGCCACGTTTCAAACCACCTTGTGCGATATCCCGCCCAGCGGTGCCGTGGCGGGGGCATATTGCCGAAACGACCGAGAGCGCGGTGTATGGAAGGCACCAGCCAATGTGGCGCTAAACGGCGGCCTAGTTCCTCTGTTCAAAACCAGTGATGATTTAAACGGCCAATTCAACCCAGAAGGGCTGAATTTCATCCGCGAATTCACAGGCCGTGGCACGTTGATCTGGGGTGCCCGCACCCTCACAAACAATACCGACACTGAGTGGCGCTACATTCCCGTACGCCGATTGTTCAACAGCGCCGAAAAAGACATCAAAACCACTATGCGGTCCATGGTGTTCGAACCCAACAACCATGCCACCTGGGAGCGGGTCCGCTGCGCCATCGATAACTACCTGCGCTCGCTGTGGCGCCAGGGCGCCTTGCCCGGCAAGAGTGAGAAGGAAGCCTACTTCGTACTGGTGGGTAAGGACATCACCATGACCGATGACGACATAGCTCAAGGCAAACTAATCGTCAAAATCGGCATGGCCGCAGTGCGCCCGGCGGAATTCATCATTCTGCAATTCACCCAGGATGTGAACCAAGGCTAA
- a CDS encoding phage tail protein, translating into MITWNVANAFPTKLTAPSLDASSNEVAIEELALMADAVTIQFH; encoded by the coding sequence TTGATTACCTGGAACGTCGCCAATGCCTTTCCCACCAAGCTGACCGCCCCCAGCCTAGACGCCAGCAGCAACGAAGTAGCCATTGAAGAGCTGGCACTCATGGCCGACGCCGTCACCATTCAGTTCCACTAA
- a CDS encoding phage tail protein, giving the protein MATSTEQIATAYPTPTHRYHISIGNDEMAFTAVSGMEISHETITYKDGLSGLFYMPDQIAPVNISLLTRRDQGEKLTRRLNSLHLSQPSGEIKISSSASPTKLATNC; this is encoded by the coding sequence ATGGCAACCAGCACCGAGCAGATCGCAACCGCCTACCCCACTCCCACACACCGTTACCATATCAGCATAGGTAACGACGAGATGGCCTTCACCGCCGTATCCGGTATGGAAATCTCCCACGAAACCATCACTTACAAGGATGGCTTGAGCGGATTATTCTACATGCCAGATCAGATCGCACCCGTTAACATTTCCCTCCTGACGAGGCGTGATCAAGGGGAAAAGTTAACTCGACGACTGAATTCACTCCACCTCTCTCAACCAAGTGGAGAAATAAAGATATCCTCATCAGCCTCACCAACGAAGCTGGCAACGAACTGTTGA
- a CDS encoding ATP-binding protein has product MSNLLPEFYALDRHVEHNYVCLMAQLQRIDTQLQTRIRQLQQESDSAQDEWACNQKDTPPEELQSRLAPPPPALLDEEVAHGRLGQLVQRFGLTSLERDVLLLALLPHVNMSYLDWFAQAQGNSNMNHPTVQLVLDVLCPSRLEQVQHMASLLPDGALVRQGLLQLSHGSNNSSQVNSNTMIRADKRIYHYLIGHDYLPILLRQSCRWVTASHHLATTMASSLAQLKKNLVPGACLVLKGLPDSGRAVLVAAAAQVLGMPVLEWDLAKLMGNDRVPPSLVTAIFCEVQLYAGCLILKHLPEQAEKRPELSVLLSLQADNYAQPVIILQGLSSPMYWLGDIPHRVLQLPARDLYQDRALLAQCLADIPLDDDVDLTSLAQRFPAVVSKIEPILQEAELYRRQRYPVGALSQADLHQAFRWRSQQNFGDLALRIEPKRSFDDLIVSAALQQHLAELRAAILHREHVLALGFGDKRHYGVGISALFYGASGTGKTMAAEVLADALRVDLIKVDLSTAVNKYIGETEKNLARIFDMAALDSGVLFFDEADALFGKRSEVKEAKDRHANIEVAYLLQRMEAHTGLVILSTNNRSHLDQAFSRRFTFILKFDYPDHATRVRLWQAIWPAQASLDDNINVEQLASMAELTGANISNIALAAAWLAVSEGAPRIGMSHIQHALKRELAKTGQLAR; this is encoded by the coding sequence ATGAGCAACCTCCTACCCGAATTCTATGCCTTGGATCGTCACGTCGAGCATAACTATGTTTGCCTGATGGCACAGCTGCAGCGCATCGACACGCAGCTGCAAACCCGCATACGGCAGTTACAGCAAGAATCCGATTCAGCACAGGATGAGTGGGCTTGCAATCAAAAAGACACGCCTCCTGAAGAACTGCAATCCAGACTGGCACCCCCGCCGCCAGCGTTGTTGGATGAAGAGGTAGCCCATGGCCGTTTAGGGCAGTTGGTGCAACGTTTTGGCCTGACTTCACTGGAGCGGGATGTATTGCTATTGGCATTGTTGCCACATGTGAATATGAGTTACCTAGATTGGTTTGCTCAAGCGCAGGGTAATAGCAATATGAACCATCCTACTGTACAACTCGTCTTGGATGTCCTCTGCCCGTCACGTTTGGAGCAAGTCCAACATATGGCATCGCTATTGCCGGATGGTGCGTTGGTACGGCAAGGGTTGCTACAGCTATCACATGGCAGTAACAATTCATCGCAAGTTAATTCCAATACCATGATTAGGGCCGATAAGCGAATTTATCATTATCTGATTGGCCATGACTATTTACCGATCCTTTTAAGGCAAAGTTGCCGCTGGGTCACGGCATCACATCATCTTGCGACTACGATGGCTTCTAGTTTGGCACAGCTGAAAAAGAACCTTGTTCCTGGCGCATGTTTGGTGTTGAAGGGCTTGCCTGATAGTGGGCGTGCTGTGTTGGTGGCTGCTGCGGCGCAAGTGTTGGGTATGCCAGTGTTGGAGTGGGACCTGGCTAAGTTGATGGGGAACGATAGAGTCCCTCCATCCTTGGTGACCGCGATTTTTTGTGAGGTGCAGTTGTACGCGGGTTGCCTGATTTTAAAACACTTACCAGAGCAGGCGGAGAAACGGCCAGAATTAAGCGTTTTGCTAAGCCTACAGGCAGATAATTATGCGCAACCTGTGATCATATTACAGGGTCTGTCATCACCGATGTATTGGCTGGGTGATATACCGCATAGGGTGCTCCAGTTGCCGGCTCGTGATCTATATCAGGACAGAGCATTACTGGCCCAATGCTTGGCGGATATTCCTTTGGACGATGATGTGGATTTGACCTCATTGGCTCAGCGCTTTCCTGCGGTAGTCTCCAAGATAGAACCTATTTTGCAAGAGGCCGAGCTGTATCGTAGGCAGCGCTATCCGGTCGGTGCCCTTAGTCAGGCTGATTTGCACCAAGCCTTTCGTTGGCGTAGTCAGCAAAACTTCGGTGATTTGGCGCTGCGGATCGAACCCAAGAGGAGTTTTGATGATTTGATTGTGTCGGCGGCATTGCAGCAGCATTTGGCTGAGTTACGCGCGGCTATTTTGCATCGTGAACACGTGTTGGCTTTGGGGTTTGGCGACAAGCGGCACTATGGTGTGGGCATCAGTGCACTGTTTTATGGTGCATCTGGCACGGGTAAAACCATGGCAGCTGAAGTTCTGGCTGATGCGCTGAGGGTGGATTTGATCAAAGTAGACCTCTCGACAGCAGTCAACAAATACATCGGCGAAACAGAAAAAAATCTGGCTCGTATTTTTGATATGGCAGCTCTCGACAGCGGTGTGCTGTTTTTTGATGAGGCTGACGCATTATTTGGTAAACGTAGTGAAGTCAAGGAGGCCAAGGATAGGCATGCCAATATCGAAGTGGCTTACTTATTGCAGCGCATGGAAGCACACACTGGCTTGGTAATCTTGTCCACCAATAATCGTTCGCATCTGGATCAAGCCTTTAGCCGCCGCTTCACTTTTATCCTTAAGTTTGACTATCCGGACCATGCTACTCGTGTTCGCTTATGGCAGGCCATTTGGCCTGCACAGGCTTCGTTGGACGACAATATTAATGTTGAGCAACTTGCCTCAATGGCGGAGCTTACCGGTGCGAATATCAGTAACATCGCGCTGGCCGCAGCTTGGCTGGCTGTGAGTGAAGGTGCGCCACGAATTGGCATGTCACATATTCAGCATGCGCTCAAGCGTGAGCTTGCGAAAACTGGCCAACTTGCCCGTTAA
- a CDS encoding Pvc16 family protein produces MNTTLSWPMYSSDETLLELNKCVEAAIQAYLPDGVEVCFDIPDPETPPATPTVSVFMYAIQEDLELRTGIARQFMGMAMSPGYINIKCEYLVTYWEQSIGDKCEGPQARAASTAMTALNWVLNALINNRELNGMPGAYIRVITPNKLNELSNFWQALGNKPRLCLNFSATVAVTLRDAQETYAPIQSNELMVAPKEQ; encoded by the coding sequence ATGAATACCACTCTATCTTGGCCCATGTATTCCAGTGATGAAACCTTGTTGGAGTTAAATAAGTGCGTGGAAGCTGCGATACAAGCCTACTTGCCAGATGGGGTCGAGGTCTGTTTTGATATTCCTGACCCGGAGACGCCGCCGGCAACTCCGACAGTGAGTGTGTTTATGTATGCCATTCAGGAAGATCTGGAGCTGCGTACAGGCATCGCTCGCCAGTTCATGGGCATGGCGATGTCGCCAGGCTATATTAATATTAAGTGCGAATATTTGGTGACTTATTGGGAGCAGTCCATTGGCGATAAATGCGAAGGCCCACAGGCTAGGGCTGCCAGCACAGCGATGACAGCCTTGAATTGGGTGCTAAATGCTTTGATCAATAATCGCGAGTTAAATGGCATGCCTGGTGCCTACATTCGTGTGATTACGCCGAATAAACTAAACGAATTAAGCAATTTTTGGCAAGCATTGGGCAATAAGCCAAGGCTATGTTTAAATTTCTCGGCAACGGTCGCGGTGACTTTGAGGGATGCTCAAGAGACCTATGCTCCTATCCAAAGCAATGAGTTGATGGTGGCCCCGAAGGAGCAATGA